The Amycolatopsis sp. DG1A-15b genome contains the following window.
CTCGACGGCTTCGAGGCCGAGCGCGATCGCCTGCTCGCCGAGGTGGTCCGGCCCGCGTACGCGCGTTACCGCGCCTTCCTGGCCGACGAGGTCGCGCCGGTGGCCCGGCCCGAGACGTCGCCGGGCATCGGTGCGCTGCCGGGCGGGCCGGAGCGGTACGCCGCGCTGATCCGCGTCGAAACGACCACCGAGCGCACGGCGCAGGACCTGCACGAAACCGGGCTGGCGCTGATCGAAAAGCTCGCCGGGGAGTACCGCGAGCTGGGCGGGAAGCTGTTCGGCACCACCGATCTCGGAGAGATCTTCGACCGGATCCGGACCGACCCGGCGCTGCGCTGGCGGGACGGCGAGGAGCTGCTGGCCGGCGCCCGGGCCGCCATCACCCGCGCCGAAGCCGTGGCCGCGCAATGGTTTTCGCGGGTGCCGGAGCAGAAGTGCGAGGTCGCGCCGGTACCGGCGGCCGAGGCCACCAGCGGCACGATCGCGTACTACCTGCGGCCGTCGCTCGACGGCACGCGCCCGGGCGTCTACTACGCGAACACGCACGAAGCAGCGAAGCGGCCGCGGTTCACCAGCGAGGCGATCGCGTTCCACGAAGCCGTGCCGGGGCACCACTTCCAGCAGTGCCTCGCCCAGGGCCTCACCGGCCTGCCGCTGCTGCGCCGGATCGTGCACGTCAACGCCTACGGCGAGGGCTGGGGGCTCTACGCCGAGCGGCTGGCGGACGAGATGGGCCTGTACTCCGACGACGTGTCGCGGCTGGGCATGCTGACCCAGGACTCGATGCGGGCGGGCCGGCTGGTCGTCGACACGGGCCTGCACGCGCTCGGGTGGAGCCGGCAGCAGGCCGTCGACTACCTCGCCGAGCACACGCCGATGGCCCGGTTGGAGATCGAGGCGGAGATCGACCGGTACGCCGCCGATCCCGGCCAGGCGCTGGGCTACATGGTGGGGCGGCTGGAGATCCAGCGGCTGCGCGCCGAAGCCGAGCAGGCGCTGGGCGAGCGCTTCGACATCCGCGAGTTCCACGACGTCGTGCTGGGCAGCGGCACCCTGCCGCTGCCGGTGCTGTCCGGCGTGGTCGCCGAGTGGGTGGCGCAGCGCCGTGACACGCCGGAGAAGCTCGCCGACGAGTGCCTGGAGCTGATGTTCGAGGCGGAGCCGCTGTACCCGTCGGTGTACGGCCTGCCGGGGACGCACGACAAGCTCGCCGACCAGACCGCCGAAGCCGCCGCCCGGTTCCGCGCCGGGCTCACCGGCGTCATCGCGCGCGCCGAGGCGATCGACCCGGCCGGGCTGACCTCGGCCGAGCGCGTCACCCGGGACGTCGTGATCTGGCAGGCCCGCACCCGGATCGACCTGCTCGACTCCGGCCGGGCCGACATCGCGGTGAGCGACGGGCTGGACGCACCGGCTCTCAAACTGCTCACGGAGCTGCCGCAGACGATCCTCGACGACGACGTCAAGGTGCGCGGCTACCTGAGCCGGCTCGCCGCCATCGGCACCTACCTGGACCAGGTGATCGAGCGGCAGCGGGCGGCGCTCGCCGAGGGCCTGACGCCGCCGGAGTTCCTGGCGCGCATCGGCGTCGGCTACGTCGAGCGGTACCTCGCCGCCCCGGAGAACGACCCGCTGAAGGTGCCGGTCCGCGGCCGGGAAGCCGAGCGCGACCGGTTGCTGGCCGAAGTCGTGTGGCCCGCTTACCGGCGGTACCGGGACTTCCTGGCCGACGAGGTGGTCCCGGTGGCCCGGCCGGAGACGTCGCCGGGGATCGGCGACCTGCCGGGCGGGCCGGAGCGCTACGCGGCGCTGATCCGGGCCGAGACGACGACCGAGCGCACGCCGCGGGAGCTGCACGACACCGGCCTGGCGATCATCGAACGGCTGACGGGGGAGTACCGCGAGCTGGGCGCCGAACTGTTCGGCACGACCGAGCTCGCGGAGATCTTCGAGCGGATCCGCACGGACCCGGCGCTGCGCTGGCGGGACGGCGACGAACTGCTGGAGTCCGCCCGCGCGACGATCAAGCGGGCGGAAGCCGCGGCGCCCCAGTGGTTTTCGCGGGTGCCGGAGCAGCGGTGCCAGGTCGCGCCGGTGCCCGACGCGGAGGCCGAAAGCGGCTCGATCGCCTACTACATCGAGCCGTCGCTCGACGGTTCGCGGCCGGGCACGTACTACGCCAACACACGTGACGCGGACCAGCGGCAGCGGACGCTGAGCGAGTCCGTCGCCTTCCACGAAGCCGTGCCGGGCCACCACTTCCAGCTGGCACTCGCCCAGCAGCTCACCGGCGTGCCGATGCTGCGCCGCATCGGCATGTTCAACGCGTACGCGGAGGGCTGGGGGCTGTACGCCGAGCGGCTCGCGGACGAGATGGGGCTGTACTCGGACAGCACCGCGCGGCTCGGCCTGCTGACGCAGGATTCGATGCGCGCGGCGCGGCTGGTGGTGGACACGGGCCTGCACGCGCTGGGCTGGAGCCGGCAGCGGGCGGTCGACTACCTGGTCGAAAACACGCCGATGGCCCGGATCGAGATCGAGGCGGAGGTCGACCGGTACGCGGGCCTCCCGGGGCAGGCGCTCGGCTACATGGTGGGGCGCCTGGAGATCGAGCGCCTGCGCGCGGAGGCCGAGCAGGCGCTGGGCGAGGCCTTCGACATCCGCGAGTTCCACGACACGGTGCTGGGCAGCGGAACCCTGCCGCTGCCGGTCCTGGCGGACGTGGTGGCCGACTGGGTGACGGCGCGGGCCGTCCGGGACGAGGAGTGAACGTGACCTGGCTCGACCTTGCCGACGACACGCCGTTCGGCCTGGACAACCTGCCCTACGGCGTCTTCTCGGTCGGCGGCGCGCCCGAGCGGCGGATCGGCGTGCCGGTCGGCGATCAGGTGCTCGACCTGACCGCGGCGGCCGCCGGGACCGCCGCCGCGTTCGCTCCGCTGCTCACCTCCGGAGTGCTCAACCCGCTGCTCGCCGCCGGGGCCGCCACCTGGCGCGAAGTCCGCGAGAGCGTCACCGAGTGGCTGACCGAAGCCCGCTACGCCGATCAGCTCCGGCCGCACCTCATGCCCCTGGCCGAGGTGACCACGCACCTGGCGTTCGAGGTCGCCGACTACGTCGACTTCTACTCCAGCGAGCACCACGCCCTCAACGCCGGCAAGATCTTCCGCCCGGACGCGACCGAGCTCCCGCCCAACTGGAAGCACCTGCCGATCGGCTACCACGGCCGGGCCGGCACCGTCGTGGCGTCCGGCACGCCGGTCGTCCGGCCGCACGGGCAGCGCAAGCCCCGCAACGCCGACACCCCGTCGTTCGGGCCGTCGCAACGGCTGGACATCGAGGCGGAGGTCGGGTTCGTCGTCGGCACTCCGTCCGTCGCGGGCACGCGGGTGTCCACAGCGGACTTCGCGGACCACGTGTTCGGCGTCTGCCTCGTCAACGACTGGTCGGCGCGCGACATCCAGGCCTGGGAGTACCAGCCGCTGGGCCCGTTCCTGGGCAAGTCGTTCGCGACGTCGGTGTCGCCGTGGATCGTCCCGCTGGCCGCGCTGGAGCACGCGCGCGTCGACGGGCCGCCGCAGGACCCCGAGCCGTTCGAGTACCTCCGGACCGGCGAAAAGTGGGGCCTGGACCTGGCGCTGGAGGTCCGCCTCAACGGCCACCTGGTGTCGAGCCCGCCGTTCGCGACGCAGTACTGGACGGCTCCGCAGCAGCTGGCGCACATGACGGTCAACGGCGCGAGCCTGCGCACGGGCGACCTCTTCGCCTCGGGCACGGTGACCGGCCCGGAGCGTGACCAGCGCGGCTCGTTCCTGGAGCTGTCCTGGGGCGGCCAGGAGCCGCTGGAGCTGCCCGGCGGCGTGACGAGGACGTTCCTCGAGGACGGCGACGAAGTGGTGATCGGCGCGACCGCGCCCGGCCCGCGCGGCACGCGCATCGGCTTCGGTGAGGTGCGGGGTACGGTGGTTCCCGGCTAGCCTAAGCGGACGCTTAGCACGGGAGGATGTCATGAAGATCGGGACCGGGATCAGCTACTCCGGCGGCTTCGCCGAAAGCGTCGCCGACGTCGTCGAACTGGAGAAGGCCGGCCTCGACGTCGTCTTCGTGCCGGAGGCGTACTCGTTCGACGCGGTCAGCCAGCTCGGCTACCTGGCCGCGAAGACCGAGCGCGTCCAGCTGGCGTCCGGCATCTTCCAGATCTACACCCGCACGCCGACGCTGACCGCGATGACCGCGGCCGGCCTCGACTTCGTCTCCGACGGGCGGTTCATCCTCGGGCTCGGGGCGTCCGGCCCGCAGGTCATCGAGGGGTTCCACGGCGTGAAGTACGACGCGCCGCTGGGCCGCACGCGTGAGATCGTCGACGTCTGCCGCCAGGTGTGGCGCCGCGAGCGCGTGGTGCACGAGGGCAAGCACTACACGATCCCGCTGCCGCCCGAGCAGGGCACCGGGCTCGGCAAGCCGCTCAAGCTGATCAACCACCCGGTGCGGGAGCGGATCCCGGTGCTGCTGGCCTCGATCGGGCCGAAGAACGTCGCCCTGACGGCCGAGATCGCCGAGGGCTGGCAGCCGATCTTCTTCCACCCGGAGAAGGCCGCCGACGTCTGGGGCGCCGCCCTGGCCGAGGGCAAGGCCAAGCGCGACGCGGCCTTGGGCGAGCTGGACACGTTCGTCACGGTGGCCCTGGCCATCGGCGACGACGTGGAGGCCTTGCTGGACCACGTGCGCCCCGTCCTGGCCCTGTACATCGGCGGAATGGGCGCCCGGGGCAAGAACTTCTACAACGACCTGGCCTGCCGCTACGGCTACGAGGCCGAGGCGAAGCTGATCCAGGACCTGTACCTGGACGGCAAGAAGGCCGAAGCGGCGGCGGCGGTCCCGGCCGAGCTCCTGCGCGCGATTTCCCTGGTCGGCCCGGCGGGGTACGTGAAGGAGCGTTTGGCGGCCTTCGCCGAGGCGGGCGCGACGACCCTGGTGGTGAACCCCCTGCAGCCCGGCCGCGAGGGTCGCGTGGCGGCGGTATCGCAGCTGCGCGAGCTGATCGGCTGAGCCCGACGAGGGTGACGGCCACCTCGAGGGCAGGTCCTCGAGGTGGCTTTCCGCGCTCGGCGGCTGGGTTGGCTGGGGTGCGCCGCTGGGCCCCGGTGGGTCGGGTGAGGTGCCTGCGCTGCGGGGCGGGAAGGCGGCGGCCGCGAGGCGGGGGACCGGGTGGCCACCGCCCGCCCGATGCTGGCCCCTGCCGCGGCGGGTAGGTGCCCGCGCTGCGTTGCGGCAAGGCAGTGTGCCTGGGTTGGGTGAGGTGCGCCCGCTGCGGGAAGGCGGCGGCTGTAAGCCGGGGCCGGATGGGTGTGCTGTGCTGCGGAAAGTTCGCGGCCGCGAGACCAGGCCGGGCGAGTGCCCGCCGGGTCGGGGTGAGGTGCACCCGCTGCCGGAAGGCCGCCGCCGCTAAGCCGGGCTTGCGTAGACCGCGATCCGCGTGCCGCTGAAGCCGGCGCTGTCGTACGTGCCGTCGCTGGTGATCAGCCTCAGCTGCGGTCCGGTGCCCTCCGGTGCCGCCAGCGTGCTGTCCGGCTCGCTCGCCGGGAACACCGCCGTCCTGCGGACCGTGAACCGGGACTCCCGGCCCCTCGCGTCGCGGATCGTGATCGCCGCTCCCGGGGGGAGCTTGCCCAGCCGGGCGAATGCGCCGGCGGTGTAGCCGAAGCTCGCGTGCGCCGACAACACCGCCACTCCGGGTGCTCCCGGCGCCGGTCCGTCGGCGAACCAGCCCACGCCCGATGCCGTGCCCGGCTGCTCGCGGCGGCCGCCCACGTGGCCGAGGGCCACCACGTGGTTCAGGGTCAGGTCGAGGTCCGGGATCAGCAACGCCACCGGCGGGGCTCCGGCGGCCTCGGGCCGGCCCGAGGCCGGGGCGGCCGCTGGCGCCGGCGCCAGCACCGACGTCACGCCGAGGAGGACGCACCCGAGCCCGGCCACGACCGCGAGCACGACAGCGGCCGGCCGCACGAGCCGCTCGGGCCGTTGCATCTCTTTCCCCTGCTCCACGCCGGTTCCGATGTCCGATTAATCGCTGCGGCGCCGTCGGCGTTACCGAATCGTGTCCGGTTGCTCTGCGGTTCACTCGAACGGGTTATCTCACTGTGACCTTCGCGTCAGGAACACACCCCCGGAGGGCCCCATTCGCGGAAATCCCCGGCAGGGGGACGTGAGATCGGACATCATTGCTGGTTTCGAGCCGTCGAACTGGGGATATTCACCAGGCGGAAGTGAGGTGCGCCGAGCAGTGCGAAAAGGAGCAGAGCCCGCGGTGGGCGTGCTGGACGTCGGTTCGTTCAGCGCCCGGCTCGTGGTGGTGCCGGTGGACGGCTCACCCCGCGAACCGGTGGTCAACCACCAGACGCGGCTGCGTCTGGACCGCGAGCTCGACGTCCGTGGCCGCCTCTCCGACCGCGGCATCGACGCCGTCACGGCCGCCGTAGCGGCGGGCATGACCATGGCCTACCGCCACGGCGTCAGCGACGTCTACCCGCTCGCGACGTCCTCGATCCGCGACGCCGCCAACGCGGCGGACGTCGTCCGGCACGTCGCCGGCGAAACCGGTGTCGAACTGCGGTTCCTCTCCGGCCCCTGCGAGGCCGAACTGACCTACGTGGCCGCCCGCCGCTGGTACGCCGCCGAGCCCGGGCCGATGCTCGTGCTCGACATCGGCGGCGGGACGGTCGAGCTGGCCGCCGGCTCCGGGGAGAAAGCCACCTTCGCGCGCTCGCTGCCGCTGGGCGCCCGCTCGATGACGCGGGACTGGCTGCCGTCCGAGCGCGTGTCGAACAAGCAGGTCAAGGCGCTGCGCACGCACGCCCTCGACGTCGTGACCACCACGCTCGGTGCCGCCGACGTCGACGATCCCCGGGTCGTCGGCTGCTCGAAGGTGCTGCAGCAGCTCGCGCGGCTGGCCGGCGCCCGCCCGGGCAAGTGCAAGGAGCTGCGGCTCGACGACCTCCGCGCGTGGATCCCGCGGCTCGCCGCGCTGCCGCCGTCGCGGCGGGCGGAACTGCCCGGCATCTCCCGCAGCCGCGCCCACCAGGCCCTGGCCGGCGCGATCGTCGCGGAAGCGCTGCTGACGGTCGCCGGCGGCAAGGTGACGATCTGCCCCTGGTCGACCCGCGACGGCCTGCTGCTCACCCTGCAGGACAAGGCGCGTGCGGCGGCGGGCAAGCGCGCGGCCTGACCCGCTGGCCGTGACCGGGAAAACCGGGTATTCCGGAAAGATGAGCGAGCAGCAGCGCCTCCACGGCCGCGACGACGAAGACGAAGAGCTCCCGAAGCTCCCGACCCCCGGCAAGCTGACGCACGACGTGCCGACCGCGCCGGACCCGGACGTGAACCCGGGCGGGACCGAGGAAGTCCCGGCCCCACCCGGACGCGAAGCCGCTAGCGACCTTCCTCGGTGATGGGGTTGGCCGGCTCCGCGTACTGACGCACCGCTTCCGAGTCGCGCCGCATCGGGGCGCGGCCGGGTGGCTGCTTCGGCGGCGTGCCGGCGTCGATCTTCGGGATGGCGTACCGCCGCGGCTCCACGGTGACCGTGATGCGCTCCCCGTGGTGCAGAACCTCCAGGGGCGCGCCGGCGACGACGTGGTAGGTGGCCTGGTCGGGATCGATCTCGACCTGGAACCGGGTGCCGCGGAACATCAGGCGGAAGGTGATCCGCCCCAGCTGCGGGGGCAGCCGCGGCGCGAACGCGAGCGTCCCGCCGTGGTCGCGCAGGCCGCCGAACCCGGCCACGGCGCCCTGCCACGCGCCGGCCAGCGACGCCATGTGCAGGCCGTTGCGCACGTTGTTGTGCACGTCGTGCAGGTCGGTCAGCGCGGCTTCGGCGAGGTAGTCGTAGGCCAGCTCCAGATGTCCCACCTCGGCCGCCACCACCGCCTGCGTTCCCGCCGAGAGCGAGGAGTCGCGCACGGTCCTCGCCTCGTAGTAGGCGAAGTCGCGCGCCTTCTCTTCCGGGCTGAACGAGTCGCCGCACAGGTGCAGCGCCAGCACCAGGTCCGCCTGCTTGACGACCTGCTTGCGGTACAGGTCGAAGTACGGGAAGTGCAGCAGCAGCGGGTAGTGCGCCTGGTCGGTGCCCTCGTAGTCCCACTCGTCGTGGTCGAGGAACCCCTCCGACTGCGGGTGCACGCCGAGTTCTTCGTCGTAGGGCAGGTACATCGCCGCCGCGGCCGCGCGCCAGGAGTCGAGCTCGACGGTGTCGACGCCGAACCGCGCCGCCACGTCGGGGTGCCGCTCGCACGACTGCGCCGCCGCCTGCAGGTTCCGCCGCGCCATCAGGTTCGTGTAGACGTTGTTGTCCGCCACCGCCGAGTACTCGTCCGGCCCGGTGACGCCGTCGATGCGGAACGTGCCGTGCCGGTCGTGGTGGCCCAGCGACGCCCAC
Protein-coding sequences here:
- a CDS encoding exopolyphosphatase encodes the protein MRKGAEPAVGVLDVGSFSARLVVVPVDGSPREPVVNHQTRLRLDRELDVRGRLSDRGIDAVTAAVAAGMTMAYRHGVSDVYPLATSSIRDAANAADVVRHVAGETGVELRFLSGPCEAELTYVAARRWYAAEPGPMLVLDIGGGTVELAAGSGEKATFARSLPLGARSMTRDWLPSERVSNKQVKALRTHALDVVTTTLGAADVDDPRVVGCSKVLQQLARLAGARPGKCKELRLDDLRAWIPRLAALPPSRRAELPGISRSRAHQALAGAIVAEALLTVAGGKVTICPWSTRDGLLLTLQDKARAAAGKRAA
- the fahA gene encoding fumarylacetoacetase, whose protein sequence is MNVTWLDLADDTPFGLDNLPYGVFSVGGAPERRIGVPVGDQVLDLTAAAAGTAAAFAPLLTSGVLNPLLAAGAATWREVRESVTEWLTEARYADQLRPHLMPLAEVTTHLAFEVADYVDFYSSEHHALNAGKIFRPDATELPPNWKHLPIGYHGRAGTVVASGTPVVRPHGQRKPRNADTPSFGPSQRLDIEAEVGFVVGTPSVAGTRVSTADFADHVFGVCLVNDWSARDIQAWEYQPLGPFLGKSFATSVSPWIVPLAALEHARVDGPPQDPEPFEYLRTGEKWGLDLALEVRLNGHLVSSPPFATQYWTAPQQLAHMTVNGASLRTGDLFASGTVTGPERDQRGSFLELSWGGQEPLELPGGVTRTFLEDGDEVVIGATAPGPRGTRIGFGEVRGTVVPG
- a CDS encoding class F sortase, encoding MEQGKEMQRPERLVRPAAVVLAVVAGLGCVLLGVTSVLAPAPAAAPASGRPEAAGAPPVALLIPDLDLTLNHVVALGHVGGRREQPGTASGVGWFADGPAPGAPGVAVLSAHASFGYTAGAFARLGKLPPGAAITIRDARGRESRFTVRRTAVFPASEPDSTLAAPEGTGPQLRLITSDGTYDSAGFSGTRIAVYASPA
- a CDS encoding LLM class F420-dependent oxidoreductase, which gives rise to MKIGTGISYSGGFAESVADVVELEKAGLDVVFVPEAYSFDAVSQLGYLAAKTERVQLASGIFQIYTRTPTLTAMTAAGLDFVSDGRFILGLGASGPQVIEGFHGVKYDAPLGRTREIVDVCRQVWRRERVVHEGKHYTIPLPPEQGTGLGKPLKLINHPVRERIPVLLASIGPKNVALTAEIAEGWQPIFFHPEKAADVWGAALAEGKAKRDAALGELDTFVTVALAIGDDVEALLDHVRPVLALYIGGMGARGKNFYNDLACRYGYEAEAKLIQDLYLDGKKAEAAAAVPAELLRAISLVGPAGYVKERLAAFAEAGATTLVVNPLQPGREGRVAAVSQLRELIG